GACGGGAACTTTCCGAACCATTTTCCGGATCCCACCGTTCCGGAGAATCTTGTTTCGCTGATTGCAAAGGTCCGGGAGACCTCCGCCGATTTCGGAGTCGCCTATGACGGGGACGCCGACCGGATCGGTATCGTCGATGATCAAGGCGCGATTGTCTGGGGGGACCAACTGATGATCCTCTTCGGCCGGGAGATTCTGAAACGGACGCCGGGGGCTACATTCATCTCCGAAGTCAAGTGCTCCCAGGTGATGTATGATGACCTGAGGTCCAAAGGAGGCAACCCCATTATGTGGAAAACGGGCCACTCCCTGATCAAAAGTAAAATGAAAGAGACCGGAGCGGCCCTTGCCGGGGAGATGAGCGGGCACATTTTTTTCGCCGACCGTTATTACGGCTATGATGATGCGATCTATGCCACCTGCCGTTTGGTCGAGATTCTGAAAGCGAGCGGCAGACGGGTCTCGGAACTTCTCTCGGATCTTCCAAAGACCTTTGCCACCCCGGAGATCCGTCGGGAGTGCAGCGAAAAGAAAAAGTTCGGGATCGTCGAGGCTGCGAAAGAACGTTTTGCAAGAGAGTTTGAGATCATTGATGTAGATGGGGTCAGAATCCTGTTTAAAGACGGTGCATGGGGTCTGATCCGTGCCTCCAATACGCAGCCGGTTCTGGTCCTTCGGTTCGAAGCAAAAAGTGAAGCAAGGCTCAAGGAAGTGCAAAACTTCGTGGAGGGAGAGCTGGAGAAATTGGAAAGATGAAAAACCAAAGATGAAAAATCAAGATCAAAAGCACTCACCACGGGGAACACGGGGGCACGGGGAAAACCGGAAAAATGGAAAAACAGAACATCTGAAGCGCTCCTTCGCCTTGGGCTTGTCGAGGGGTGAACCGTTCATGGTTCGACAGGCTCACCACGAACGGTCAATGGGGGGCCGAAAAAGCTTGAATCTCGGGATAGTGATTTATGGATTCCATGATCAAGATTGAAGAAAACAGGGAAAACACCGGGGATGTCTCCGGGAAGAACTGGTACGCCGTCCATACCCGTTCCCGGCACGAGAAAAAGGTCGATACCGAACTGAAGGGCAAGGGAGTGGAATCTTTTCTTCCACTCTATGAAACCCTGAGTCGCAGACGGGACCGGAAAAAGGTGATCGATCTTCCCCTCTTTTCCGGATATCTCTTTGTACACATTGTGCCTGAGCGGGAACGGATTCTGGATGTTCTGAAGGTCAAGGGGGTCGTCCGGATTATCGGCAGAACGTCGACGGAACTCCATGCCATACCGGAGGCGCAGATCGAAGCGGTCCGCAGGTTTGTTGAAAGTGATGTCCTGATCAGCGGGCATCCCTATATCAAGGAAGGAAGCCGGGTCCGCGTCAAGTGCGGCCCCCTGACGGGCGTTGAAGGGGTCCTGCAGGAGAAGCGGGGAAAGCACCGCCTGATCATCGCCGTTGACATGCTGCAGCAGGCCGTTTCCACGGAGATCTCCGTCGATGAGGTGGAGCCGGTGTAGTTGTCGGAAGATGGGTCCTCTCTTCCTTCCCCTTTGTAAAAGAGGGGAAGGAGGGATTCTTCTTCTCTTGATTTCCCCTCACTCCCCTTCCGGAAGGGGGAAGCAAGTTGGAGGAGGTTGAGAGAACTTTCTTGTTTTTGTAACGCAGAGGGCGGAGCTGTATCAACGGGTTGCCTGTACCTGACTTTGTTCAGGAATGATTATCCTTGTATGCAACGTCCTAAATGATTGATCAGTTATTATTTTTGTATACAACACTTGATGGTGTCGTAAAAAGTCACGAAGCCCTTCGGCCGGCTCAGGACAGGCCCTTCGACATACTCAGGAGAGCCTTGTTCAGGGTGAACGGTGTAAGTTATTGATATTCCCTTCGCATGGTTCGGCAAGCTTCTGAGCATGGTGAGCTCAGTCGAACCACATGCTCGGAAGCCTGTCGAACCATGAACGGAAGCCGGAAAACGACTTTTTACGACTTCATCACACTTGGAGAGATGATGAAAAATCTCGTTGATTGATTTTATTGTTATATCGCTGTTGCATCTTGACAAAGGAATAACTCACACATGAATTTATTGAAAAAACCGAAGTACGGCAAACCGATTATTGTTGTTTCCGGTCTGCCCCGGTCGGGCACCTCGATGATGATGAAGATGCTTGAGGCCGGGGGCGTGGAGATCGCTTCCGACGGCGAACGGAAAGCCGACGACGACAACCCGAAGGGCTATTATGAACTGGAGCGGATTAAGGAACTTGATAAAGGCAAAGATAAAAGTTGGGTCAAGAATCTTCGGGGCAAGGCGGTGAAGGTAATCTCCTTCCTTCTCAAGGACCTGCCCGGCGAGCATTTCTACAAAGTGATCTTTGTGCGTCGGGACCTGAAGGAGGTCATGGCCTCCCAGAACAAGATGCTCGTGAATCGGGGTGTAGATTTTGATCCTTCCTATGAAAAGAAAATGATTGCGAATTATGAAAAGCATCTACATCAAGTGGAGCAGATACTGAAAGGGGATGACCGGTTTGATGTGCTCTATCTAAGTCATCGAGAGATCTTGAACGACCCTTTAACGTCGGCCAAGGCCATATCATCTTTTGTGCAAGACGGGCTGAATGAAAAAGCCATGGCCGGGGTCGTCGACACAGCACTCTATCGGAACCGTAACGGAGTGATTTAAAAGATGCTGCGTGAACGTGCTCGGATGGTGACGAGGATCTCCGTTATTACGGACGTCATCATTGAACTTGTTGCCTTCTATCTGGCCCACTGGGTTCGGAATACCTTTCTCATTGGTCTGGCCTGGGAGGTTATGGGGAAGGTTTATGTCGTCCATGAGCGGGAACTGGCGAGCCAGGACCTCTGGCTGCTGGTCATGATCATTCCCTTTTCCCTCTATCTCTTTCGCCATTACGGGGCCTACGAATCGGCCCGGCTGAAGAGTTTCGGGATGGTGATGAGCGGATACCTCTCGGGGATCCTCGCGATGCTGATTTTCCTCGTATTGATGCACGATGTTTTTGTTCAGTTGAGAATCAGCCGTCTTCTTTCCGTCCTTTTTCTCGGATTCACTGCATTGTTGATCGCCATCAAGGAACAGGTTCTTTTCTTCGCGATGCATCATTTCCGGGGGATGGGGTTTAATTTTCGGAATGTTCTGATTGTCGGGAGCGGTCCCCGCGCCATGGAGGTGGTGGATGCACTGAAAGAGCATCCGGAGTGGGGGCTCAGGCTGGTCGGTTTCGTCGACCCGGATCCGAATCGTGTGGGGAAAGAGTATGGAGGCCATGTTGTCGTGGGGAGTGTAGATGATTTGCCGCAAACACTTGACGAGAACGTGGTGGATGAAGTTATTATCGCCATGCCGAGAAGCTGGTTCCAGCTTGTGGAAAAGGTCCTTCGCACCTGCGAGACCTCGGGGATTCGTGCCCATCTCCGATTTGATCTTTTCAATCCCAAGATCGCCAAACCGGTCTTTCACGACCTCTTCGGGTTTCATCTCCTCTCCTTCGAAACAACCTCCATGCATGATATTCAATTACTGGTCAAGCGCGGGTTCGATGTGGGGGCCTCCCTGATCCTCATTCTTCTTTTCGCACCGCTGATGATCGCGGTTGCCCTGCTCGTAAAACTAACTTCGCCCGGTCCGGTCTTCTTCAAACAGGAACGGATGGGGTTGAATGGGCGGCGCTTCATGATGTACAAGTTTCGCTCCATGTATGTTGATGCGGAAGAGCGTCTGACCGAACTGGAGGATCAAAACGAAATGACGGGACCGGTCTTCAAAATTTCCGACGACCCGCGTGTGACCCCCGTCGGTCGTTTCATCCGGAAGTTCAGCATCGATGAACTTCCCCAGCTTTTTAACGTCTTCAAGGGGGAGATGTCTCTCGTTGGTCCCCGTCCTCCCGTCTATCGGGAAGTTGTCGAATACCAGCGATGGCAGCGTCGCCGGCTTTCCATGCGTCCCGGAATCACCTGTATCTGGCAGGTTAGCGGCAGGAACGATATCGATTTCGAGGAGTGGATGGAACTCGATTTGGAATACATCGACAACTGGTCTTTCTGGCTCGACCTGAAACTTCTCTTCAAGACCATCCCGGCGGT
The Deltaproteobacteria bacterium genome window above contains:
- a CDS encoding phosphomannomutase/phosphoglucomutase encodes the protein MNPGIFRAYDIRGIVGKDLDGSVAERIGRAYGTYVAVKGVRTVSVGRDGRLSSEELASSLIEGLCAAGLDVIDVGLCPTPLLYFSLFHLPVDGGIMVTGSHNPPDYNGFKICVGKETIHGEEIQKIRKVIEAGKFEEGKGKRISGEIIPDYLAHQRKSFQGLTGGPSLRVVVDAGNGTAATVAPSLLSDLGCDVIPLFCEIDGNFPNHFPDPTVPENLVSLIAKVRETSADFGVAYDGDADRIGIVDDQGAIVWGDQLMILFGREILKRTPGATFISEVKCSQVMYDDLRSKGGNPIMWKTGHSLIKSKMKETGAALAGEMSGHIFFADRYYGYDDAIYATCRLVEILKASGRRVSELLSDLPKTFATPEIRRECSEKKKFGIVEAAKERFAREFEIIDVDGVRILFKDGAWGLIRASNTQPVLVLRFEAKSEARLKEVQNFVEGELEKLER
- a CDS encoding UpxY family transcription antiterminator encodes the protein MDSMIKIEENRENTGDVSGKNWYAVHTRSRHEKKVDTELKGKGVESFLPLYETLSRRRDRKKVIDLPLFSGYLFVHIVPERERILDVLKVKGVVRIIGRTSTELHAIPEAQIEAVRRFVESDVLISGHPYIKEGSRVRVKCGPLTGVEGVLQEKRGKHRLIIAVDMLQQAVSTEISVDEVEPV
- a CDS encoding sulfotransferase family protein, which gives rise to MNLLKKPKYGKPIIVVSGLPRSGTSMMMKMLEAGGVEIASDGERKADDDNPKGYYELERIKELDKGKDKSWVKNLRGKAVKVISFLLKDLPGEHFYKVIFVRRDLKEVMASQNKMLVNRGVDFDPSYEKKMIANYEKHLHQVEQILKGDDRFDVLYLSHREILNDPLTSAKAISSFVQDGLNEKAMAGVVDTALYRNRNGVI
- a CDS encoding sugar transferase, translated to MLRERARMVTRISVITDVIIELVAFYLAHWVRNTFLIGLAWEVMGKVYVVHERELASQDLWLLVMIIPFSLYLFRHYGAYESARLKSFGMVMSGYLSGILAMLIFLVLMHDVFVQLRISRLLSVLFLGFTALLIAIKEQVLFFAMHHFRGMGFNFRNVLIVGSGPRAMEVVDALKEHPEWGLRLVGFVDPDPNRVGKEYGGHVVVGSVDDLPQTLDENVVDEVIIAMPRSWFQLVEKVLRTCETSGIRAHLRFDLFNPKIAKPVFHDLFGFHLLSFETTSMHDIQLLVKRGFDVGASLILILLFAPLMIAVALLVKLTSPGPVFFKQERMGLNGRRFMMYKFRSMYVDAEERLTELEDQNEMTGPVFKISDDPRVTPVGRFIRKFSIDELPQLFNVFKGEMSLVGPRPPVYREVVEYQRWQRRRLSMRPGITCIWQVSGRNDIDFEEWMELDLEYIDNWSFWLDLKLLFKTIPAVLAGKGAH